The genomic interval GTTGGCAGGCGTATTGAACAGCTCCAGCGGCGTTCCGATCTGCTCGACCTTGCCGGCGCGCAGCACCACGATCCGGTCGGCAAGCGTCATCGCCTCCACCTGGTCATGGGTCACATAGACCATGGTGGTCTTCAGCCGGTCGTGAAGGGCGGAGAGTTCGGCGCGCATATGCACGCGCAACTCCGCGTCGAGGTTGGAGAGCGGCTCGTCGAACAGGAAGACGTCCGGGTGGCGCACGATGGCGCGGCCGATCGCGACGCGCTGTCGCTGGCCGCCCGAAAGCGCCTTCGGCTTGCGATCGAGATAGGATTCCAGCTCCAGCATCCGGGCGGCTTCCATTACCCGGGTCTCGATCTCCTGTTTTTTCATGCCGGCGAAACGCAGCGCGAAGCCCATGTTCTCGCGCACCGTCATATGCGGGTAGAGCGCATAGGTCTGGAACACCATGGCGATGCCGCGCTTTGCCGGGTCCTCGTCTGTCATGTCCGTTCCGCCGATCGACAGCGAGCCGGATGTGATGTCCTCAAGCCCCGCGATCATCCGCAAGAGGGTCGACTTGCCGCAGCCGGAGGGACCGACGAAGACCACGAACTCGCCGGACCTTATGTCGAGATCGACGCCCTTGATGACCTCGATCGCGCCGAAAGACTTGCGGATTTGGTTGAGGGAAACATCTGCCATGGCAAACCTCAGCTGATCGTGAAGGCGATAGTATCATCGGCAAAGGCGGCGCAGCGGACCGAAAGCGTCAGCGTCCCGGTCTCGTCGCCCGCCTCGATGTAAAGCCCCGCTGTGCCGCCCCGGAAGCTGGTGATCTCCGGCCCGACGATCCGGCCGGGCCCATCGAGCGAAAGCGCGACCGGCTCATCGAAGAACGGCATGATGTTGCCGCACTGGTCGAGCGCGCGCAGGATCACGCGCACGCAGTCCTTCTCCGCAGCCCTCAATTCGGTCGCATCCGGCGCGATCTCGAGCGTCGTCGGCACGGGGTTGCCGGCAAGCTTCATGGTCCTGGCGGGTTTTCCGTCGATATAGCCCGTCAGCGTGCCGTCGAACCACTGGCGACCCCAGTCTCCGAATTCTTCGGCGGAGACATTGTGGCTGTCGAGAATGACCGGCGGATGAGGGAGGTGCGGGTATGTCGAACGTGCAGGTTCCACCCGCTTGGGCGCGCTGTCGCCGACGGTGAGTTCGATATAATCGCAATTGGTCAGGATGATCAGTGGCAGCACGCCGCCGATATTGCGCTCGCCGCGGGCCCAGAAGGTGACCGGCTGGAGCACCACGCCATTCTCGGGTTCGCCCTGCGAGGCATAGGCATAGGCCGCGAATTTTGGCTCGCGATACATGTCCATCACGCCGTGATAGCAGATCCGGTCGCCGGAGCCGAAATCGCTGTGGGTGTTGTAGTCGAACATGCACCATCCCGTGCTGCCCGCGATCGTCGGGTCGCCGGCAACCGCGTTCAGCATTTGCAGGTGGCGGGTGACGTGCTCGGCCTGGCGGCTCTCCTGATCGAAGCGCTTGGTGGGATACATGTGGCCGTTATACTCGGTGATCATGTAGGGCACCGTCTTCGAAAGCCCGGTCACCTGCCTCTGGTCGCGGGTGCAGATCCGGGCGTGGTTGCGGCCCGGCTGCTCCTCGTCGCCGAGGACGAAGTCGTTCATCGTATAGACGTCTTCCAGCATCTCGCTGTTTTCGATGCAGCGCACGCCGCCGGTCTGGCGGGTGGCGTCGAGTTCGCGGGCGACCCGGTTGGTCTCGGCGTAGAAATCGTGGTCGTCGGCGGATTCGTTGATGCGCACGCCCCAGATGATGATCGATGGATGGTTCCAGTCGCGGGTGATCATCCGGCGGACATTCTCGACCGATTCCCGTTTCCACGCGTCGCCGCCGATATGCTGCCAGCCCGGGATTTCCTCGAAAACCAGAAGGCCGATCTCATCGCAGCGGTCGAGGAAATATTTCGACTGCGGATAATGCGAGGTCCGGGCGATATTGCAGGCGAGTTCGAATTTCAGGATGTCGGCATCCTTTTCCTGCCCGCGCCTGCCCATGGCGTAGCCAAGATGCGGCCAGCTCTGGTGGCGGTTGAGGCCGCGAAGCTTCAAAAGCCGGCCATTGAGGCGGAAGCCATCGCTGGCAAAGGAGGCGGTGCGGAAGCCGAAACGGTTCGCAAAATCGTCCGTGCCTGCTTCGGTTTCGAGCGTCACGGTGAGAGTATAGAGCGCCGGATCATCGATATCCCAAAGCCGGAGGCCTTTCAGGCCTGACAATTCAAGGCGCGCCTGTCGGCCCGAGACGGAAGCTTCGGTGGTGGCGATCACGCTGCCCTCGGCATCGCTGAGCGTCGCGCTGAGCCTGCCGGTGGTCTCGTCGGTCAGGAACACGTCGGCGGTCACGCTCTTGGCGTCGGCGAGCGCGTCGGGCGTTTCGATCTTGACGTTGTCGATCGCGACCGGGGTCGTGATCTTCAGCCAGACATCGCGATAGATGCCGGCAAAGGTCAGATAGTCGATGACATTGCCGAAGGGCGGGATGTCCGGGTTCTCCGATCCGTCGATCTTCACCGTCAGCAGATTGTCGCCGTCTTTCAGGTGCGGGCCGATCTCGACCTCGAAGGGGGTATAGCCATCCTTGTGGGCGGCGATCTCCGTGCCATTGAGGAAAACGACGCTGTCGGCCATCGCCGCGTCGAAGACCAGCGTGACCCGCTTGCCGGCGAAATCGGGCTCGCTGGCAAAAACCTTCTGGTAGGTGAAGGCGCGCTGATAGCGCTTCTCGTCGAAATAGTTGAAGGGCAGTTCGACGGCGGTATGCGGCAGGCGCACGCTTTCGCCATCGCGCAGGGTGTTGGTCGCCGCATCGTCGAACCCTTCGGAGAACACCCAGCCGGCATTGAAATTCTGAACTTTACGCATGTGTATGACCTATTTGACGGAACCGAGCATGCCCTGGACGAACTGACGTTGCATGGCGAAGAAGATGAGGAGCGTGGGAAGGGTGGCGAGGATCGTGCCGATCATCACCGTGCCGTAATCGGGGTAGTAGGCGGAGGCGAGCGAAGAGACGACCAGCGTGATCGTCTTGGTCTCGTTGGATTGAAGCACGATCAGCGGCCACAGATAGTTGTTCCAGTAGAGCATGAACACGATGACGAAGGCCGCCGCATAGGTGGAGCGCATTACCGGAAAATAGATATGCAGGAAGATCTGCCACTCCTTCAGCCCGTCGACCTTGGCGGCATCGCGCAGTTCGGACGGGAAGGCCTTGGTGGCCTGGCGGAAATAGAAGATCACGAAGGCCCAGGCGATGAAGGGCAGGATGATGGCGATATGGGTATCGATCAGCCCGGCCTTGGCGGTCATCATGAACAGCGGGATCATGATCGCCGCGAACGGCACCATCAGAGTCAACAGCACGATCGCGTAGACCCGGTCGCGCAGTTTCGAGCGGAATATC from Martelella mediterranea DSM 17316 carries:
- a CDS encoding carbohydrate ABC transporter permease, with protein sequence MTSRRLIRLAAGSLTYILLGLAAFISVFPFIWMVIGATNTTADIVVGKVTFGNALMTNINAFVTQVDVPLIMWNSIKIAGLGTFLTLTVTSLAGYGFEIFRSKLRDRVYAIVLLTLMVPFAAIMIPLFMMTAKAGLIDTHIAIILPFIAWAFVIFYFRQATKAFPSELRDAAKVDGLKEWQIFLHIYFPVMRSTYAAAFVIVFMLYWNNYLWPLIVLQSNETKTITLVVSSLASAYYPDYGTVMIGTILATLPTLLIFFAMQRQFVQGMLGSVK
- a CDS encoding ABC transporter ATP-binding protein: MADVSLNQIRKSFGAIEVIKGVDLDIRSGEFVVFVGPSGCGKSTLLRMIAGLEDITSGSLSIGGTDMTDEDPAKRGIAMVFQTYALYPHMTVRENMGFALRFAGMKKQEIETRVMEAARMLELESYLDRKPKALSGGQRQRVAIGRAIVRHPDVFLFDEPLSNLDAELRVHMRAELSALHDRLKTTMVYVTHDQVEAMTLADRIVVLRAGKVEQIGTPLELFNTPANLFVAGFIGSPAMNFLPASVVDADEAGLKISLLDQETLDIAITGARPASGARVTLGVRPQHIRLAAEDQTGFEIAITLVEALGTETVVYGEAGNGERVMAVLAGQHALKTGTTIRVAFDVADVHLFDEAGQRMAR
- a CDS encoding glycoside hydrolase family 2 protein — its product is MRKVQNFNAGWVFSEGFDDAATNTLRDGESVRLPHTAVELPFNYFDEKRYQRAFTYQKVFASEPDFAGKRVTLVFDAAMADSVVFLNGTEIAAHKDGYTPFEVEIGPHLKDGDNLLTVKIDGSENPDIPPFGNVIDYLTFAGIYRDVWLKITTPVAIDNVKIETPDALADAKSVTADVFLTDETTGRLSATLSDAEGSVIATTEASVSGRQARLELSGLKGLRLWDIDDPALYTLTVTLETEAGTDDFANRFGFRTASFASDGFRLNGRLLKLRGLNRHQSWPHLGYAMGRRGQEKDADILKFELACNIARTSHYPQSKYFLDRCDEIGLLVFEEIPGWQHIGGDAWKRESVENVRRMITRDWNHPSIIIWGVRINESADDHDFYAETNRVARELDATRQTGGVRCIENSEMLEDVYTMNDFVLGDEEQPGRNHARICTRDQRQVTGLSKTVPYMITEYNGHMYPTKRFDQESRQAEHVTRHLQMLNAVAGDPTIAGSTGWCMFDYNTHSDFGSGDRICYHGVMDMYREPKFAAYAYASQGEPENGVVLQPVTFWARGERNIGGVLPLIILTNCDYIELTVGDSAPKRVEPARSTYPHLPHPPVILDSHNVSAEEFGDWGRQWFDGTLTGYIDGKPARTMKLAGNPVPTTLEIAPDATELRAAEKDCVRVILRALDQCGNIMPFFDEPVALSLDGPGRIVGPEITSFRGGTAGLYIEAGDETGTLTLSVRCAAFADDTIAFTIS